The stretch of DNA TATCTGGACGCGTCggggaaccatctcctgtgtgagctgtgatgtgacatgcagtgagtgtgtcaacctggaaaccacaacaactcTCTTTACCCATATTCTCTGACTTTTCCGTgtatctgaaaaaaatcattgtgcGGACTGTTTGTcatgtgcgttttcactgcaacagatgacgaGCGGaacctcgagctgactttaatgcggaaccacatattaatgcttcaagttatttctctccctctgcataacacagagcgtccgctcaaactacttcctgtttctttcaaatAAGAGTATCTTGCGACATATTGATACTTTTCTCTATGATGTCCATTGATGTGCGTCAATGGCGTTAATTTTTTTCAACGCATTAAATAGTTCCCAATTAACGAGTTGATGTTGACAgtactaaatatatatatgttagaTATATATCATTTGGTCTTTAGAAACAGAAGTTATGTGTCACTGGATCTCTCATGAaagatgttaataccaggtgtgAAAAGGCCAACTCTCCTTCACCCCCTTATGTTTTACCTCATCGGCAGGAAGCTGGTCCTTGAACTCCTCCATCTTGGATTCGGTGTCGTGGACTATTCCCTCGGCCATGTTGACAGCCTCCACACGGTCCTACCAACATCAAAGTGAGGAAACAGTCAGTCTGTGCTCGTGGGGAACAGTTTCCACCACATTAGATTCAGAATGTGTTCAGAGccttcaccttcctcctcctgtcctcctctgcgTACTTCTCAGCGTTCTTGACCATGTTCTCGATGTCGTCTTTACTGAGACCTCCTGATGACTGGATCACAACTGAGGAGGAGACATGACACCATGGTTACACAACATGTTGCTACTGAGACAGAAGAACAAGGAAAGTTAAGActaaaaaggttaaaaataaatatttgtgcatGCAGCTCTGAACTCAAATGTTCACTGTTAATTCACTTGGAACAACATTATACAACCAAACATTAATATAAGgcataaataaatattagcATTGAGAATTAATTGAATTTGATGAAGGGAAAGATCTAATTTGAATCCTAAAAATAAGCTAATTTCTAATTGTCGTGACGTAGAGGGACGATCAACGTGAACTGACGGCTGACACTTACTCTGCTGTTCGCGGCCGGTGCCCTTGTCCTTGGCAGAGACGTGGACGATCCCGTTGGCATCAATATCAAAAGTGACCTCGATCTGGGGAACGCCGCGGGGGGCCGGGGGGATCCCCACCAGAGAGAACTGACCCAGCACCTTGTTGTCGAcggccatctctctctcaccctgacACACCTTGATCTCCACCTGAGTCTGTCCATCGGCAGCTGTGGAGAACACCTTGGGGGAGCAGACAGTGGATCAGTGAGGTCCTGTTGCTGCAACATGTTCATCTGCAGAGTTGTTATCGTAatgtgacggggggggggggggtacctgGCTCTTCTTGGTGGGTATTGTGGTGTTCCTGTTGATGAGTTTGGTGAAGACTCCACCCAGAGTCTCAATGCCCAGTGACAGTGGTGTCACGTCCAACAGCAGCACATCGGTGACATCACCGGCCAAGACCCCACCCTGGATGGCCGCTCCTATGGCAACGGCTTCATCAGGATTGACGGACTTGCTGGGGGCGCGACCGAACAGGTCCTGAACCGTCTGCTGAACCTACAGGAAGACATGTGTTATCGCTCTGTCCCAgtctcatttacattttgtaacaTAAGAGGCTTCATTGTCATTGGAaccacacaaagacatttgattGTTGGCTCACGGAGAAGCCAGGAGCAATTTAATCATGAATAttcacaaaactaaaaaaaaagtctaaaaatatttctaatattttacaAGATGTATACAACATGCAatgtttcccctaggtttactgtgaaattaaataaaattaatttaactttCCAGGGGAGGCAGGGCCCCCCCCCAATACAATGGTAGGGGAAATACTGACATGTGCAACATGTAATGGTGCAAACAGGAGATGTTAAGTGATACAGTGCATTAGCAATATAGGGAGGGGTGGCGGTGTTTCCCGTCTTTAGTCCTCTGCAGCTATGggagggtggtgtgtgtgaagaaactTTTCAATGTAAATCACAAAGACTAACAACAGGTAATGTCTCCTATCTTAGGTTCTGTGTTGGTAAATGTTTTCTGACCTGGACACTGGAGCACAGTCGTAGTCAGTCTTTGGAGCTGTGTGATGTAATACCCAACTTTTCAAAaggtaaggtgtgtgtgtgtgtgtgtgtgtgtgtgtgtgtgtgtgtgtgtgtgtacctttggCATGCGGGTCATGCCTCCGACCAGCAGCACCTCTCCAATGTCTCCCTTGGACACCTCCCCATCCTGCATAGCCTTCTGACAGGGAGCCACGGTGCGGCGGATCAGGTCGGCCACGATGTTCTCGAACTGCGCGCGAGTCAGCTTCATGTTGAGATGTTTGGGTCCAGAGGCGTCCATGGTCAGGTAGGGCAGGTTGATGTCCGTCTGCCAAGGAAAGCAAATGGTATGTGGTCACTCCTCAGAACTTACAAAAATAAGTAGTTCAATGTAAAAGGCTAAACGTCTGTATTGTAGTCAGAGTTAGGACAGGTCGCAGCAAAGTCTGAACCATGTACCTGCAGTGAAGACGACAGCTCACACTTGGCCTTCTCAGCTgcctctctgactctctgaagGGCCATGTTGTCTTTCATCAGATCAACACCAGACTGGACAGACCAAACATGAAAAGAGCACACGTGAGAAACTCGAACACACAGACTGAACttcagatggagagagagagagagagagaaatagagagtTCAACTGTGCACCTCTCTCTTGAACTCCTTGACGATGTGTTTGAGGAGGTACTGGTCAAAGTCCTCTCCTCCCAGGAAGGTGTCACCATTGGTGGACTTCACCTCAAACACTCCTTTCTGGATCTCCAGGACCGAGATATCAAACGTACCTCCACCAAGATCATACACAGCGATGCTGGGGACAGACACGAGAGGGGTTTATAGCACAGGACCAGGTGTCAAGATGTTTCAGTGAGAACACTGTGGCCGTGCTTCTGCTCTACTCACATCTTGTCCTCGGTTTTCTCCAGGCCGTAGGCCAGAGCAGCGGCTGTCGGCTCGTTGATGACACGCAGCACGTTCAGGCCGGAGATCTGACCGGCATCTTTGGTAGCCTGTCAATTAAATCAATCAATTGCATCATGACAGTCATTGACCGCCTCGTATTCTGCCCACACCAGAGgaacctgcgtgtgtgtgtgtgtacctgtctcTGAGAATCGTTGAAGTAGGCTGGTACGGTGACGACAGCATTCTTGACTTTGTGTCCCAGGTAGTTCTCTGTAACACAGACACCAAGTTATAACCACGACATGCTATGACGACAGAGCAGTGTTATATATAGCAGTGCGTCATACCTGCAGTCTCCTTCATCTTCATGAGAACAAAGGCTCCGGCCTGGCTGGGGGAGTACATTTTCCCATGAGCCTCTACCCAGGCATCACCATTAGACGCACGGACAATCTTGTAGGGCACGTTCTTCCTATTatagaaaagaataataataatgacacaaGTGTATCTTAGTCTGACGAGTCTGGTCCATCAATCCGTTTGTTCAAAGATCTACTGTATAATCTCACACACTGATGGTGTTATagttgaaatggaataattgatggagtggatgctgattcagggagacagAAACCGTGGAAGCAGAAGTaattattataagagctcaacaTTGAGGAtacttccggttcgctacacagatcaacaggttcggtatcccaagatagtctgcccatccccggtctctgtagtgtatttagctttgagtaatgttgtcatcttcccgcgactatgacactGCGAGAGAGACTTccgctgctcaatgattgttttggcttgccatagatgagatgaccttgcttggtgcctgagaagactcgtctaaagagtttctcaggaaggatagacgaaaattcaTCAACAATAGTTTATTATTTCAACTTGCTTGACTTTATCCACCATGACACAGTAACAATGTTAAGGTATAAAGCACTTATCACACCAAAGATGAACTCACAGGTCTTTCTGGACCTCGGGGTCGTCGTAGCGACGGCCGATCAGCCTCTTGGTGGCGTACAGAGTGTTCTGAGGGTTGGTGACGGCCTGGCGCTTCGCAGGCATGCCCGCCAGACGCTCCCCATCTGCAGTGAAGGCGATGACGGACGGAGTCGTCCTGGCTCCCTCTGCGTTCTCCAACACCTGAGACACAAAACTAATTCTGTCACACAATGGCACACTTCAGACCATTCAGAAGAAATATCTTTCCTTTCCCCATTTTGATGCAGAAAACGTCTGTAAGAAGTGGCAGTAATGTTTGTAAAATGAGGCCCTCTTTTAAAAGGTAATTTATTAGTCTCAACTGATCCATATTGTGAAGGTGGCTGTACGTATCGTCACCTGGGATAATAAAGCACTGGTGTAGAACAGACCGCTCTTCTGTGGTCAGAAAACAAGGTTTCCCCTGTGGATCCATAGAGTATTTCTGATCCTGATGAAACATGCTAACTATGTGCTTTCAGCAGAAACAAGTCAGTTTCTTCCCTTCCAATTCAAATTAATAGCAACCATCACATTCCTGTCAGAAGACTTTCATTTGGTCAGAGATGAGAAAGTCGAGAACTTATTGAAATCCTGTTTGATTGCAAGTTGGTTTTTCCTCCGTCTCGACAAAATACACCaaaaactcattttttaaatgaaaagcactTATATAAGCACCAATATATAGAACAACGTGTTTGTGAGGGTATATCTGGCTTTTACTCATGTATACAGTACACTTGATTACCAATGTAACAAGGACATGACAAGTATATTTCTGTCACATCTTAGAGAGGAGTTATGATTTCACGTGTTTATTTAATGGTCTACATTAATCTGTTTGATTCTAGACATACAGAAGTGTGAGCAGCTGAGCTAAAGGGAGCGTGTGCCCCTCCTCACCTTGGCCTGTTTCCCCTCCATGACTGCCACACATGAGTTGGTAGTTCCCAGGTCGATGCCAATGACCGCACCCTTGATGGCTTCtgacctgcaaacacacaaacaattagtGTTATTATACTTGCATACAAATAATACCAGCAACTACTTCATGTCCAGCAGGACGCAAAGTCCCTGGAGGCGCGTTGGTGCCGATACTTACGCATAGTCTCTCCTGGACAGGGCTCTGAGGGCGTCCGGCTGGAAGCTGCTCCAGCAGGCCTGCGGACACGTCACAAGACCGTTACGCGGCTTTTAGTGATAAACCTCATTACATGTTATCATTTCTGCCTGTTCAATGTCACACAGATCACCTCAGACATAACACTACAGTGGATGAATGTATATATCCCACTTCAGAGCAGAAGGGTCAAAATAGGAAAAACCAAGTAACTGAGTCACAAACATAATGTATGTAACACAAAATGACCGACAGGTTGCGGGTGTATGAATGAAGCTGTTGCAGCATGTCGGGGGGAGGAGGACCCTCACTGAAGGTCACAGATCACGGACTCCTCGCATCACGGACCCATCAGATCACGGACGCGGAGCAGCAGGTGACCCCACGGGATCACGCCACATTCACACGTCATGAAGACCTTAACACACGAGACATCCCCGCGCGGTGCAGTGTGTCTTTTGTAAGTCCGGACGTTTGACGGGCGTCTGACGCGAGCTAGCACACGTTGAAGCGACCGGCAACGCAACCAAATCCCCCTAACGGAGCAACGCACCGACggcctcatacacacacacacacacgcacgcacgcatacacacacgcacgcatacacacacacacgcacgcacacacgcgcgcacacacacacacacgagatgtCCACTCGTGACGTTATAACAAGACAATGTGCGCGCTCGTCACGTCTATCCAACAGCAGCCGTGAAGGCAGTCACGATTAATTAAGCCGGCCTCTATGCTAACTCGGTTAGCATGCTAAGCTAGCCGGACGTCAGACACACCGGCGGCTTCTCGACAACATCTTCTTGTGATCATGTCCGACACCAGGCGCGTGTCGGACTGTtaccgtgagtgtgtgttcgtgtgacaCCGACCTTCTTGATCAGAGAGGACACGCTGCGTGTGCAGCTCCGCGTCGGGAGAGTCCTTGAGACGCTGCTAGCGACGCTCAGCATTTTGACAATTCGGCTAACGCGGCGAGTGAATTTCTATCGAAACGTCCGGGAAGAGTCGTGAAGGCGCCgagggaggagagcagcggGGAGAGGCTCAGAGAAGTACAGCCACAGGGCTCAGGTCCGTCACGACTGCTCGTCTCTGGGTTCGACCTGCTGCGGAGCTGCGGAGCTTCTTCTGGAATCATCCAACACATGTTGCACCATGCAACGCCGAAGGACCCCGGGTCGGGCTTCTCGCGTACTGCCTGAATGATTTAAAcagtttaaagaaatatattatgTAACTGAGAAATGATTTACCACACATGCTCCTTTTTTGACGTGATGCCGTTAAGGCACTTTCCACGGGTGACGTAAAAACGTgacctttctctccttttttaaatattgttttgattaGGCACGGAACAAGGCAGCCGCACAAAGTGGGCATGTGAAGGTCATGATGTAACGAGTGGTGTTACATCAGGGATGTTCAATGAACGTACTCGCTGTACCACAGAGACCGGTGACACACAAccactattttcataatcgattaatctgtcgattattttctcgattaatcgatctGTTGgttggtccattaaatgtcataaaaggtgaaaaatgtcgatcgtgtttcccaatCCCTAAGATGATCTAAGGTTTTTACATTAGATCATTAGATCATTACAtgcttttttaaacatcaaatatatttagtttactgtcatagaggaccaaagacaccagaaaatattcacattcaagactgaaatcagagaatttggacttttccccccataaaaactaaccaaactgattaatcgattatccaaatagttggcgattaatttagtaatcagttactaatcgattactaatcgattgattgttgcagctctacacagTAACACATAACATGTAATGAGAATGATGCACCGTGTGTGTCCGCAGTGTGTGTCAATAGCCACATGTGTAacagttaaagggatagttcaggatagttatgcatagttaatatgttaccttatggagatggtgatcagcgatgttaacagagtctggagtggaaatggaagtagcgtaagtttttttttaaaattcttacttaaaaaaataatatcctTTCAATTGTATGCTGGAggacatattttcttttcaagcgTGCTTCTGCCATGTATTTACTTCGCcctatgaaaaaatatgtccttaagcgtacaattgaacggatatttttttttaggtacaATGTAAAATGTGTCGAAAAAGACGTTTTGCGGTAGTCCCCTCTgtaacagtgggactgagacgTACTCTACTTCATTTTCCCCTCAAAACTCAGTCAAATGACAtagctgatcaccatctccataaggtaacattaactatgcataagtaactcatacaaccccacttcaaaatcactgaactatccctttaaagaaTATTCAGATGTGAGACCAGTAGTCTAGTGTGGTCCCATATCAGATTGATTTCAACATCTCATGTTGGAGACAATAAGAATTACCACCAGGGAACAAAGTCAGTGCATCATCAACTTCAGGACATCACAGCAGCACCAACACTGAGGTCTGACTGTCGGAAATACAGTTCATGGACAAGTCTCGTGACGTCATGACGTGTGTGGAATATCGCCCACTAGGTGGCGGAAATGAGTAATGATAGACCCACTGCAAAATGTACACATAGGGCTCAGGTATCTGATATTCTTTTGTTTGATCTTGATTGAATTACacgttttattaaaatatattcacagtattaaaatgttttgatttctgtctgttttggatctctttattttatatatatatatatatatatatatatatatatatatatatatatatatatatatatatatatatatgtatatctagTGTCTCCAACCTGCATAAGATGAAGAActattgtttctgtgtgtgtgtgtgtgtgtgtgtgtgtgtgtgtgtgtgtgtgtgtgtttgtgtgatgaatCATCCTGGTGAAGGGATTCCAACGAGGCCACAGGACAAGTAATTTATGGAAGACCAAACCTAATGAATTTaggcattaaaaaacaaaacaacgcaaacctaaattaatatttcagttaGAATTTGTTGCTGTATTTAGCCACATTAGTATTGATTCTCTCCTCTTTATTTACTTTCTCATTTACTTTCCAGTTTTCCACCAAGCTTCTCCTTCGGGTCATCTAAGCAGCGGCAATGTGAAGGCAGCAAGACAAATTTAATTAACCTGCAGACTCGAGATTAGAGATTAGTGATCTCCGAATAAAACTGTACGAACAATTACTTGTATGTCATTtggctgtctgtctttgttcatttgtttgttttactgtccGGCCCACAAGGACAGAAGGGATGTATATCCTCACTGCAATGTCCTTTAATCATGTTAAATTCTGTCTTGATGTCAGTGAAAAACTACAGTCATGCTTCAGGAAGGAAACTGTTTTTAACATCCGATTTGATTTGCCAAGCgtgggagagaagaaagactATTTTGTTCAAGCCTAAGCTGTAAAATATGCTGTAATTTTGTAGTAAAATTAAAAACCCACTTTAGCActttgtgcaaaacaaaaaatgtgcacaaagaAATGTGCACTTCTTTTATTATCCCTCCACGGGATAATAAAAGAAGTAGGGAAAGAAAGTGTCAGGCATTTCATAGGCCGAGGTTGTGGTTAGCTTTTCTTCTGGGGTCAAATTCGGTTTTTTTCCAACCTCAATTAATGCAGAATTACTGATGTTAAAAGCACCACTGTCTTTTTCTACACTATCTCTCCATTCAAATACATGTTATTGATGTagagtttatgtttttgttttgggttcATGTTGGAACATTTGTTCAAACATTGCCTTTTCAAAAACAGTGAAGCATTCCAGGATTGAAACAAGTGAACCGGCAAAGTGTTTAAAgccagagggaggcagagaagagGCTCCTGAGCACAAGAGGATGTGCTCAGGAGCCTCCCTGCCTGTGTCATGAAGCAGAAAGCAGGATACACAGTACATTCACGTACGCCTCAGTGCAGTGCAGTCTGGTAGTGTGTCTGCAGGGGGCAGTAGAGTTTTATGGAGCAATATAGCATTTTATATAGCAATGAGATAATATGAGCTGTCTTCTTTCTGGTCCCAGACAGAAGACTGAAGAGAAAATGTCCCATTTAAGACAGAAAAAGATATGAAGAAGTTGGAAGCATTACAAGGAttacagagagaagaagggagaacGAGTATTGGCCTTGCTATTCTTCCAAGACAAAGACGTAAAATTATGAAGTGACACAAATGAAGTATTTTTTCTATAACACCGTTGATGTAAAAACCCTCCACTTTTAAAATGAGGGCAGACTTGTGCTGGCTGCTACACTGCACTGGATTACACCCCCATTTACTTTATTACTCTAATACTTTACAGATGATGAGGATTTGTCTGGAACATCATACACAACAGGAAGCCCATCAGACAACAAGGTTTCCCTCTGTTCTTCAAGTTTCACTTAAAGCTGTGTCATTTTAAACAGCTTGTATTCTTCAAATTTAGATGTGGTGTTCCATCCTCCAGGAGATTAACCACTAACCAACTGGATAAGGAGCCATGGCAGGACCAGATACAGTTAACAGGTTCAGGCACACAGAGCAAGGGacataaataaagaaagatgTGTAAAGCTCCACAAATAAAGGAGCAGATAATAATCCCTGCAGAGCCGCAGCGATTAAACTGTCCATGGTGGAAAAGTGTATGAGGGAGCAGTGTGACACCACCGTCATCTTGACTGTTGTTGCCATGTTTAATTAAACTCATCGTGTTCTCTGTATGAAAGGCgcttgttcgtgtgtgtgtgtgtgtgtgtgtgtgtgtgtgtgtgtgtgacacaacgCCACCCATACTACTTGCCTCACCTGAACTTTAACCTAAACCTGACCTTACCTTAAATTGACCGATGTGCGAGTTACTTTTTGCCTGAGTAAACACATTAATAGCTCCACGTTGCGTTACCTCTCAATAGCTATATCTTTACAGGCGTGCAGCTCAGCACAACAGTTCATCTCACATCCATAATGCACGAattgaacaaaaacacttcatccATATTTCAGGTTCCACAACATTGACAACATTTGTCCTCAAACAGGAAAACGTTGTCACTCATACACATCAGACTCGGAtatgcaaacacaaatgaacagtGGCATTGCAAAATTCTAAAGACTACTGTCTTGTGAGTatctgtcaattatttattCACTGCATTCCTTTTTTGATTACACATTAAATCCATTAGAATAGAATGAATGTATCGCTTTGGAAGTTGTCATTCACGTTTTTCCCATTTCTGCAGAGAACTTGTGAAGCTCTGTGACTGTTGGACTCATGGTCAGATCCCTTCTTGCTCGGCTACTACGTTCGCTGGACGGTCAACTCTAGGAGTCgttccaaacttcttccatttcatAGTTATTGAGACCACTATGCTCTTGGAAACACACAGATCTTTAGATAATGTTTTCTACCCTCCCATCTATGCCTCcacataaatgttgttttttgtccttaCATACAGTGTGAATTGTGGGACCCTGTAAATGAAGATCTGTGCCTTTTAACAGATTCCAttagtttcttgtttttttcttgagtttcctTGAACTTGTTGGCTACAGGTTTTCGCTCATGTTCCTTGAGTGGTTTGCGACaaatgtgagtgaatgtgtttttgcataTCTGTGAACTGAATGATCAACAGCCCAACTGAAAATTTCATTCAGATTTATCAGCTCTGAAAATGATTGTAAGATATAGCCCTCAAATGCAGCATGTCTAATTTTGTGACAGTGACTGTTAGCCTTCTGCGGACGCTGTAGGTTGATGGCAATGCAACAGCACTCTACATATCTACATATTATGGAGAAAACTCATTTGAATAATTGAGGCTCTGTTGGTTGATAGTTTCTCCAGTCTGGGTACAACATGGCCTCATGGAAGAATGCACTCGTGCTGATGACAACCCAGCAGATAGAGGAGATCAAGCAGTAACATGGAGCGGTGAACACACAGATGGTTGGATATGTGGACAGATACATGGACTCAGTCAGTTGGGAGGTGATGATGCTTCATTGGCTCTCGGCCTGTCTCCCTAGCTGAGTTGTTAACCTCTTTGCTCCAGTGCTGATATGGCCAAAAAGCTTTTGTCTACACACAGTGCCAAGATGCTAATAATCCAGTTTCATGCTTGACAGGTCTCAGAGTGTCCAGACTTAGCATGCTTCAGCGCTCGTATCATTGGCTCCGTGGCGCAGGCTCAGGTGAGACATGCCTCCTGAGCTGGGGTGCTAATCTCTGCTGAAGCCTTTGTTGTGCTCCTTTGGTTGTTTGAAGTCCTGATATGAACAAGATTAAAGAGCCAGAGAGAAGCCACATACGTGGTCACATGGCAGGGTCAGTGGTCACCACCAGCTTGcatgggcgagaggcggggtacgcTCTGGATAGGTCACCggtccatcacagggccaacaaacagagacaaacaaccattcaaatGGAATTTTACCAAAGCGGTAATAAATTAACAACTTACAGAAATAACAAtgttctgtttcattttgagtTCACAATGTctcattttaattgaatgtggaaaaaaagcatcaatgGTTTGTTTCGCCATTGTTGCCTGTGATGTTAGCAGGAattaaagcaacaaaaaagcattttttttcaccctttatTCCTTCAGAGCCCTTAACATTACTTTTCACAGTAGTGAAGTACTCTTTTATTATTCCTGTATTGTTACAGAATGGTTTCAATGAATGAAAATAGGCAGAAGTACTTGTATATGAATGACCTTTCCTTTTTGGAAATTACGGTACTCCACTCCCACAGCAGCTTAATGTGTGAGCATAATGTGGCTGTTTTCACTGTAGGTCTTCGTTGATCTGTAAAGCCGACAGGAATCCTATAATCCTGATCTTGCAAATGTTTCGGGGCGGTtcacagtgagagaggagaggagagagaaatatttttaattgaaaacacATACGCAGCAAATAAAGGCAGACCCTTCGAAAAAGCTTCCTATATACGATTTCTTTACTAGTTTGCTACACTGCTGTTGTTCTCCCTCCACAGCACTAGTTttagaaaacacaacaagagaGATGATGctttcaccttcttcttttactttctcccgaaaaaaaccccaacaactcTGCAAATGGGTTTCATGTTGTTCTTCCTTTGCTTCAATCCTCCAACCGTTTACAGCACACATCCCTCTTCAATAGCTGTCGCTAAT from Scophthalmus maximus strain ysfricsl-2021 chromosome 9, ASM2237912v1, whole genome shotgun sequence encodes:
- the hspa9 gene encoding stress-70 protein, mitochondrial, with translation MLSVASSVSRTLPTRSCTRSVSSLIKKACWSSFQPDALRALSRRDYASEAIKGAVIGIDLGTTNSCVAVMEGKQAKVLENAEGARTTPSVIAFTADGERLAGMPAKRQAVTNPQNTLYATKRLIGRRYDDPEVQKDLKNVPYKIVRASNGDAWVEAHGKMYSPSQAGAFVLMKMKETAENYLGHKVKNAVVTVPAYFNDSQRQATKDAGQISGLNVLRVINEPTAAALAYGLEKTEDKIIAVYDLGGGTFDISVLEIQKGVFEVKSTNGDTFLGGEDFDQYLLKHIVKEFKRESGVDLMKDNMALQRVREAAEKAKCELSSSLQTDINLPYLTMDASGPKHLNMKLTRAQFENIVADLIRRTVAPCQKAMQDGEVSKGDIGEVLLVGGMTRMPKVQQTVQDLFGRAPSKSVNPDEAVAIGAAIQGGVLAGDVTDVLLLDVTPLSLGIETLGGVFTKLINRNTTIPTKKSQVFSTAADGQTQVEIKVCQGEREMAVDNKVLGQFSLVGIPPAPRGVPQIEVTFDIDANGIVHVSAKDKGTGREQQIVIQSSGGLSKDDIENMVKNAEKYAEEDRRRKDRVEAVNMAEGIVHDTESKMEEFKDQLPADECTKLKEEISKVRDLLANKDSETGENIKQAATTLQQASLKLFEMAYKKMAAEREGSSSGGGSSSSSSGSSEGEKKEGQQ